The following are encoded together in the Deltaproteobacteria bacterium RIFCSPHIGHO2_02_FULL_44_16 genome:
- a CDS encoding dihydroorotase, which translates to MTTVVIQNGLVLDPSQKLRKKMNVILRQGKIAALTDSKKFPADAVVYDVKNAVVAPGFIDPHVHFRDPGFEYKEDIASGSRAAAAGGFTLVCCMANTYPVNDSASVSEYILTRSREVGLITVLPIGAVSRGLKGEQLADIGDMAKLGVIALSDDGKPIMNSSLMRRAMEYAKPFGLPIISHAEDISLGKGVMNEGRVSTELGLKGIPHASEDIMIARDILLSELTGAHLHVAHLSSARSVEMIRYAKKRGDHVTCEVTPHHLVLTDEAVRGYDPNTKMHPPLRTEEDRLALIEGLKDGTIDMIATDHAPHALTDKEVGFDLASNGIVGLETSLPLSLTLVHEKKISLERLVDAMSCKPASVFGLEGKGTLKVGSDADITIFDPDRRHVIDVSTFASKSRNTPFDGWKLKGKVLHTICGGRVVYSSKTSI; encoded by the coding sequence ATGACAACGGTTGTTATCCAAAACGGGCTGGTGCTTGATCCGAGTCAAAAACTTCGCAAGAAAATGAATGTCATTCTTCGCCAAGGAAAAATTGCGGCGTTGACAGATTCAAAAAAGTTTCCGGCTGACGCTGTTGTATATGATGTGAAAAATGCTGTTGTGGCGCCAGGGTTCATTGATCCCCATGTTCATTTTCGAGATCCTGGTTTCGAATATAAAGAAGATATTGCTTCTGGCTCGCGCGCCGCTGCGGCTGGCGGATTCACGCTTGTCTGCTGCATGGCAAATACATATCCTGTAAATGATTCTGCTTCAGTTTCTGAATATATCCTCACTCGTTCTCGTGAAGTGGGGCTCATTACGGTTTTGCCGATTGGAGCTGTTAGTCGTGGGCTTAAAGGAGAACAGCTTGCAGATATTGGAGACATGGCAAAGCTTGGAGTCATTGCGTTAAGTGATGACGGAAAACCAATCATGAACTCATCTCTCATGCGTCGTGCGATGGAGTATGCAAAGCCCTTCGGGCTTCCCATTATTTCTCATGCTGAGGACATTTCACTCGGAAAGGGAGTCATGAATGAAGGGCGAGTCTCAACTGAGCTTGGTCTCAAAGGAATTCCTCACGCTTCTGAAGACATCATGATTGCTCGTGACATTCTTCTCTCTGAACTCACAGGAGCGCATCTCCATGTAGCGCATCTTTCGAGCGCACGAAGTGTAGAGATGATTCGCTATGCAAAGAAGAGGGGAGATCATGTGACCTGTGAAGTGACGCCTCATCATCTCGTCTTAACCGATGAGGCGGTTCGTGGTTATGATCCGAATACCAAAATGCATCCACCTCTTCGAACTGAAGAAGATCGTCTGGCGCTTATCGAGGGACTTAAAGATGGAACGATTGACATGATTGCCACCGATCATGCCCCGCATGCGCTCACCGATAAAGAAGTTGGTTTTGATCTTGCTTCGAACGGAATTGTTGGTCTTGAAACTTCACTTCCACTTTCTCTTACCTTAGTTCATGAAAAGAAAATATCGCTCGAACGATTAGTTGATGCCATGAGCTGTAAACCAGCTTCAGTTTTTGGTCTTGAAGGAAAGGGGACGCTCAAAGTTGGATCTGATGCTGATATCACGATTTTTGATCCTGATCGTCGTCATGTGATCGATGTCTCCACCTTTGCTTCCAAATCTCGCAACACTCCGTTTGATGGCTGGAAACTGAAGGGAAAAGTCCTCCATACAATTTGCGGTGGACGAGTGGTGTATTCGTCAAAAACTTCGATCTGA